The genome window AAAAATCTTTAGCCCATACCACTTTACCTTAGCTACTGATGGATACTTATTGACATCAGTAGTCTTTTTCGAATTTTGTTTTTTTCAAACAATGGATGATTAACGGTTGACATAAACTGTGAACTAACTCCAAGTTCGTAGTTTAAAAAGCAAAAGATAATAAATGAGACTTCTCTAGAACCATTCCTCTGCCTTACTCATTAGAGTTTGGGTTGAGTCGTAGGTAATTGGGACGTCTGGTATGGAATTCAAGAAGTTTTTTCCGTAGCGTGCTTTCTTAATCCTAGCATCACAGACAAATACAATGCCTCGATCACTTGTTGAACGAATTAATCTGCCAAATCCTTGCTTGAATCGAATAACTGCATTTGGTAAGGATAGCTCCATAAAGGCATTCTTGCCCTGTTCTTTTAAATAATTTGATTTCGCTTCGTAAACTGGATGTGCTGGTGGTTGAAACGGCAATCGAACAATCATGAGACAAGATAGATCATCTCCTGGAATATCAACACCTTCCCAGAATGAGCTCGTTCCTAATAGAATTGCTTGATCAAAGGTTTGGAAGTTTTTCTTCAACCTCGCACGGCTGCCACTGGAAATACCCTGTCCAATTAAAACATACTTATCTGTATCAATGATTTCTTTTAATAAGTAATAAGACTTCCTAAGCATGTCATAGGAGGTGAATAATACGAGCATTCTTCCATCTGTTATCTCCGCTAGGGATAAAATTGCTTCACAGGTCGCATAAATAAAATCGTCGGTATTTCCATATTTAATATCGGGGAAGTCGTTTGGTATCAACAATTGAACTTGATCGCGATATGTAAATGGAGAGCTGAATTTCTTTGTCACTAAACGATCATCCGCTAAACCTAAACGGTTCTGAATAAAAGTAAATGAATCATTCATCGTTAATGTTGCACTTGTTAAAATTACACTGTCCTTTTTTTCAAAGAAATCTGCTGCTAATAATTGAGATACGTCGGTTGGTTCACAATACAAATAAACGGCGTTTTTTGTGCTCTTTGTGTCAATTTCAATCCATTTTACTTGTGGAACACTATCTTCAAGTAAAAATAGTTGCTCTAAATGATCAATAAATGTTTGAAGTAATTTTATAATGCCATGTAAATCATCTTTATCATGTTTATCTAACGGTGTATTTTGATCAAAATGCTGTTCGACAATAGCGAGTATATGAATTAAGTCTCGAATAAAAAATGTAAGTCGAGTTACCATTTCTTTAATTACATTCCATTTTTTTGATTCTTCTTTTTTGGAATCAAACCGATACTGGATCCTGCCTATATCACTTAAAGACTTATCATTTTTTTGTTTTGAAATGACATATTGATACAACGATTGAAATAATACGTCAATTTCATATTTAGTATCATTGAGAATGGAGTCCCATCTCTCTAATGGAACTTCTTTTTTATCGAAGGAATATTTGGCTAAAAATTTACCAAATAGCTTCGCTTCTTCACTAATCCCAATGTGATTTAATGCATATTGCATGTTAATATTATCCAGCTTTAATCCATAGTGGTGTGAAGCTGTATCTTCAATGTGATGTGCTTCATCAATCACTACACGATTATAGCTAGGTAAAAACTGATAATCATTAAACATATCTGTACAAAGTAATGCATGATTCGTAATGATAATATCTGCTTGCTGTGCCTTTTTCTTTGCCTTCTGATAATAGGATTTTGCAAACCACGGAGAATAAGCATCAATCATTCCTTCTGCATCAGTTGATATTCGCTTATAAAATAAGTAGCCGCTTGACGTTAGATGTAGCTCATCTATATCGCCCGTTTCAGTTTCTGTTAGCCAAATAAGAATCATTGCTTTTGTCAACGTGATATCATAGTTCTCATGTTGATTCGTATTTAATTCATGTGCAAATTTCTCTAGACTTATATAATGATTTTTCCCTTTTAACAAGGCAGCTTTAAAAGGAAAACCAATTAATTTCTGAATTAATGGTATTTCCTCGTCTAATAATTGGGTTTGAAGTTGGGTAGTATAAGTACTAATAACGATTCGTTTACCTGTTTTCACTGCCTCATATATTGTCGGAACTAAATATGCGAGTGACTTCCCTGTACCCGTCTCTGCCTCTATTAGTGCATGACTCCTCGTTTGAAAGGAGTCAAAAATTGTTTCTGACATTTGCCGCTGACCAGGACGAGGTTCATAATTTTTCATATATCGCTTAATTGAACCTGCTTCCTCATATATATCATCTAAATAGTCACCAAACGAAGGTAAATTCCCATCTACAGCTGCGTTAGTATCCTCAACTTCCTTAAATGCAATCCCGTTAAAGGACACAATCTGTTCATTTTTAAAAGTTGAAAATGCTAACTGTTGCTGTCTAGTGGTTAATAGCTCATATAAATCCGATTTCAACATTTTCTCTAATGTCAATAAATGGCTAACGGTCTCATATGGCAATGTATTGATTTTCTCTTCCAGTTTTAGAAATAGCTTTGCTGTAACATAAGCATCCGACAATGCCCGGTGTGGATCATCATGTTCTATCTTGAGATACTCAGCTAATTGGCCTAATTTATATCCAGGTGCTTTTGGAAATAATATCCGGGATAGTTCAACTGTATCGATTACAGGGTTACGTAAAATTTGTTTGTTATGATTTATTAGTTCCGCATTTAAAAAACCTAAATCGAAAGGTACGTTATGAGCGATTAAATAGCTACCCTGAAAAATAGAAATAATATCATCTGCTTTTTCATGAAAGAATGGGGCATCTTTAACATCCTCATCAGCTATCCCGGTCAGATTTGTAATAAATGGTGGAATCGGTTGGTTTGGGTTAAATAGAGTTGTTTTCGTTTCCGTTATTTGACTATTTTCGATAACGACAATTCCCACATCAATGATCTTATCATCCTTTGCAGGAGAATGACCTGTCGTTTCTAAATCAATCACTACATATCTTTGCACAAGCATCACCTTGCTTTCTTACACATTTCTTAGTAACTTAATCATCAATCCATAATAGCATCATTTTTTTCATCGTCAAATTAACACTAATGATAGGCCTACTTATCAAACCAATCTATTTCAGCCGAATACAATCTTTGGATTGATCCATCAGTTCGCTTGATACGTAATGCCCCATCTTCTTCGATTCCTAAAAATGTTGCATGAAAGTGATCCTTTATTGTCTTTATTGTTATTTCTTCTCCAATTTTAAATCCATAGCTTTCCCATTTCTGTTTAATATCGGGAAAGCCATTCTTGATATATTGATCATAGGACTTCTCAAATGTCATTAATATTTCTTGAATCAATGCATTAATTGAATTTTCCTTTTCTGTTTCAATGTATAATGAAGTAGCCTTATGTCGTATTTCTTCTGAAAGTTCTAATGTTGATTGATTAACATTAAGTCCTATTCCAATAACAATATAATTAATAATATCTTGTTCTGCTTGCATCTCTGTTAAAATCCCAGCTGTTTTCTTATTATTAAGTAAAATGTCATTTGGCCATTTAATTAATGGTTTTACATTACAATAAGATTGTAAAACATCAGCTAGTACCGTAGCTGTTAATAAGGTCAACTGTGGGGCTTGTTGTGGAGCGATTTCTGGTCTTAGAATGATACTAAGCCACATTCCCTTTCCCTTTGTTGAAAACCAAGAACGATTCATTCTTCCCTTTCCTTTTGTTTGCTCATCAGCTATGATGATTGTTCCATGCGCTGCGCCATTACGAGCTTCATCATGTGCAATATGCTGGGTTGAAGTTGTCGATTCTTTATGAATAATGTTCTTGCCAATCCAGTCGGTTTCCAGACCCCAGCGTACGGTGTTTTCACTTAGTTTATCTGGATAGCTAATAATTCGATAGCCTTTGTTTGATTTCCCTTCAATTTGGTAACCATCCTTCTCAAGCTCCTTCATATGTTTCCATATAGCGCTCCTAGAAATTTTCAATTGATCCGATAATAATTGACCAGAAATATATTGTTCCGAGTTAGCTGCAAGTAGCTGGATTAATTTATTTCGGGTGGATTCCATTTTATCCACTCCTTTATATCATGTTCTGTATTTTGTAATCGACCGAAGATAACTTCCTTTTCAATGGTTGTTAGCAACAGTTTTAACCATGGACCACCTTTTATATTTGGAAATAATGCTATTAAATCATTGCCATTAATACTTAAATCTCTGCTAGACCTAATGGGAAGCTGCTCTTCTAATCCGATTAATTCCTGCAATTGTATTGAATTTGGATGCAAGCTATTCATTAAACGAATAAATCCTTCATAGTATTCTTTTTTAAGACGATAAGCTAGTAAAGCGTCAATCCCTTGTTCTATATAATAAGAATAAGCTTCAAC of Oceanobacillus zhaokaii contains these proteins:
- the dinG gene encoding ATP-dependent DNA helicase DinG; amino-acid sequence: MLVQRYVVIDLETTGHSPAKDDKIIDVGIVVIENSQITETKTTLFNPNQPIPPFITNLTGIADEDVKDAPFFHEKADDIISIFQGSYLIAHNVPFDLGFLNAELINHNKQILRNPVIDTVELSRILFPKAPGYKLGQLAEYLKIEHDDPHRALSDAYVTAKLFLKLEEKINTLPYETVSHLLTLEKMLKSDLYELLTTRQQQLAFSTFKNEQIVSFNGIAFKEVEDTNAAVDGNLPSFGDYLDDIYEEAGSIKRYMKNYEPRPGQRQMSETIFDSFQTRSHALIEAETGTGKSLAYLVPTIYEAVKTGKRIVISTYTTQLQTQLLDEEIPLIQKLIGFPFKAALLKGKNHYISLEKFAHELNTNQHENYDITLTKAMILIWLTETETGDIDELHLTSSGYLFYKRISTDAEGMIDAYSPWFAKSYYQKAKKKAQQADIIITNHALLCTDMFNDYQFLPSYNRVVIDEAHHIEDTASHHYGLKLDNINMQYALNHIGISEEAKLFGKFLAKYSFDKKEVPLERWDSILNDTKYEIDVLFQSLYQYVISKQKNDKSLSDIGRIQYRFDSKKEESKKWNVIKEMVTRLTFFIRDLIHILAIVEQHFDQNTPLDKHDKDDLHGIIKLLQTFIDHLEQLFLLEDSVPQVKWIEIDTKSTKNAVYLYCEPTDVSQLLAADFFEKKDSVILTSATLTMNDSFTFIQNRLGLADDRLVTKKFSSPFTYRDQVQLLIPNDFPDIKYGNTDDFIYATCEAILSLAEITDGRMLVLFTSYDMLRKSYYLLKEIIDTDKYVLIGQGISSGSRARLKKNFQTFDQAILLGTSSFWEGVDIPGDDLSCLMIVRLPFQPPAHPVYEAKSNYLKEQGKNAFMELSLPNAVIRFKQGFGRLIRSTSDRGIVFVCDARIKKARYGKNFLNSIPDVPITYDSTQTLMSKAEEWF
- a CDS encoding biotin--[acetyl-CoA-carboxylase] ligase; amino-acid sequence: MESTRNKLIQLLAANSEQYISGQLLSDQLKISRSAIWKHMKELEKDGYQIEGKSNKGYRIISYPDKLSENTVRWGLETDWIGKNIIHKESTTSTQHIAHDEARNGAAHGTIIIADEQTKGKGRMNRSWFSTKGKGMWLSIILRPEIAPQQAPQLTLLTATVLADVLQSYCNVKPLIKWPNDILLNNKKTAGILTEMQAEQDIINYIVIGIGLNVNQSTLELSEEIRHKATSLYIETEKENSINALIQEILMTFEKSYDQYIKNGFPDIKQKWESYGFKIGEEITIKTIKDHFHATFLGIEEDGALRIKRTDGSIQRLYSAEIDWFDK